The following are from one region of the Rhodothermales bacterium genome:
- a CDS encoding alanine--glyoxylate aminotransferase family protein: protein MLHVKDTHRISTTDLDTPPRLLLGPGPSNAHPRVLRALSNRQVGHLDPTFLAIMGEVQELLRYAWQTDNPVTIPVSGTGSAAMEAAVANTVEAGDSVVIGVNGYFGMRLVDMAGRYGAKVHRMDKPWGEVFSFDALAEAVEQHKPRVLMLVHAETSTGARQPLDGLGELCRQHDCLLLIDTVTSLGGVPLFLDEWGVDVAYSGTQKCLSCPPGLGPLTLGPRAMERLAARKTQVPNWYLDLSLVGKYWGKERTYHHTAPINMNYGLREALRLVAEEGLEARWERHARNARLFWDGLEEMGLSCHVAEDVRLPSLTTVRVPDGVDSGAVARELLSRYNIEIAGGLGELAGKVWRVGLMGFNSRPENIRLLLSALKEVL from the coding sequence ATGCTCCACGTCAAGGACACCCACCGCATTTCCACGACCGATCTCGATACGCCGCCCCGCCTGCTCTTGGGCCCGGGGCCGTCGAACGCCCATCCGAGGGTGCTGCGCGCGCTTTCGAACCGCCAGGTAGGGCATCTCGATCCCACCTTCCTGGCCATTATGGGGGAAGTGCAGGAGCTCCTGCGCTACGCGTGGCAGACGGACAACCCGGTGACCATTCCGGTGTCCGGAACGGGCAGCGCCGCCATGGAGGCCGCCGTCGCCAACACGGTTGAGGCCGGGGACAGCGTGGTGATTGGCGTGAACGGATATTTCGGGATGCGCTTGGTGGACATGGCGGGTCGGTACGGCGCCAAGGTGCACCGGATGGATAAGCCGTGGGGTGAGGTTTTTTCGTTTGATGCGCTCGCGGAGGCCGTGGAGCAGCACAAACCCCGCGTGTTGATGCTGGTCCACGCCGAGACCTCGACGGGCGCTCGCCAGCCGCTGGACGGCCTCGGCGAGCTGTGCCGACAGCATGACTGCCTTCTGCTCATCGATACGGTGACCAGTCTCGGCGGCGTTCCGCTGTTCCTGGATGAGTGGGGCGTGGATGTGGCCTATTCGGGCACCCAGAAATGCCTGAGCTGCCCGCCGGGCCTCGGGCCGCTCACGCTCGGACCGCGCGCCATGGAGCGCCTGGCCGCCCGCAAGACCCAGGTGCCCAACTGGTATCTGGACCTGTCGCTGGTGGGCAAGTACTGGGGCAAGGAGCGCACGTATCACCACACGGCGCCCATCAACATGAATTACGGGCTGCGCGAGGCCCTGCGGCTGGTGGCCGAGGAAGGACTCGAAGCGCGCTGGGAGCGCCACGCCCGGAACGCCCGCTTGTTCTGGGACGGGCTGGAAGAGATGGGTCTGTCCTGCCACGTGGCCGAGGACGTCCGCCTGCCGTCGCTGACCACGGTCCGCGTCCCGGACGGCGTGGACTCGGGTGCGGTCGCGCGCGAACTCCTGTCGCGCTACAACATTGAAATCGCGGGCGGCCTCGGTGAGCTCGCCGGCAAGGTGTGGCGCGTGGGGCTCATGGGCTTCAACAGCCGCCCCGAGAACATCCGCTTGCTGCTTTCGGCGCTCAAGGAGGTGCTTTAG
- a CDS encoding MBL fold metallo-hydrolase, whose protein sequence is MARIGQYTLHEIECGRFGLDGGAMFGIVPKPLWEKVTPADARNRIPLHTRCLLLETGDRLILIDNGIGDKFDEKFGDIYGVDLSVGSLDTSLAAAGFGRADVTDVILTHLHFDHCGGSTVRRGDRLEIAFPEATFHVQRTHWDWALEGNVREKASFLDENLDPIAASGQLALLDGRMELFPGIEVIPVDGHTRAMQCVRIHDDAQSMLYAADLLPTHTHLSPAWNMAYDLWPMTTIEEKARLLDDAIAGGWALMFEHDPVVAVADVVMGRRGPEITNARSVGDV, encoded by the coding sequence ATGGCCCGCATAGGACAGTACACCCTCCACGAAATTGAATGCGGACGATTCGGCCTGGACGGCGGCGCCATGTTCGGCATAGTCCCCAAACCGCTGTGGGAGAAGGTCACCCCGGCCGATGCGCGCAACCGGATCCCGCTCCACACCCGATGCCTGCTGCTGGAGACGGGCGACCGGCTCATCCTTATTGACAACGGAATCGGCGACAAATTCGACGAGAAGTTCGGCGACATCTACGGCGTTGACCTGTCCGTGGGCAGCCTGGACACCTCGCTCGCCGCCGCCGGCTTCGGCCGCGCCGACGTCACCGACGTGATCCTGACCCATTTGCACTTCGACCACTGTGGCGGGTCCACCGTGCGGCGTGGAGACCGGCTTGAAATCGCGTTCCCCGAGGCCACCTTCCACGTGCAGCGGACGCACTGGGACTGGGCCCTGGAGGGCAACGTGCGCGAGAAAGCCTCCTTCCTGGACGAAAACCTGGATCCCATTGCCGCCAGCGGGCAATTGGCGCTTCTGGACGGCCGCATGGAGCTCTTCCCGGGCATTGAAGTCATTCCGGTCGACGGCCACACCCGCGCCATGCAGTGCGTGCGGATTCATGACGATGCGCAGTCCATGCTGTACGCCGCCGACCTCCTGCCTACCCACACGCACCTGTCCCCTGCGTGGAACATGGCCTACGACCTCTGGCCCATGACCACGATCGAGGAAAAGGCGCGCCTGTTGGACGATGCCATCGCCGGCGGCTGGGCCCTCATGTTCGAGCACGACCCCGTCGTGGCCGTCGCCGACGTCGTCATGGGCCGCCGCGGCCCGGAAATCACGAACGCGCGGAGCGTGGGGGATGTGTGA